In Helianthus annuus cultivar XRQ/B chromosome 3, HanXRQr2.0-SUNRISE, whole genome shotgun sequence, a single window of DNA contains:
- the LOC110932254 gene encoding ATP-dependent DNA helicase PIF1-like translates to MERNKDPNDLLARTLTYVQFPIFYVWKLDKRVWEPRKGKKSIGRIHSVSPTLGEAYFLRILLNKVRGPTSFDDIKTVNGKVYDTYRDACYALGLLDDDSEYVEAIKEANLTGSASYIRNLFSTMLLSGSLSRPEVVWETSWRYMADDFVYRLAKYHRVTALSILDHQLKNYVLVEIEKFLLRNNSSLRRFESMPYPDMSSSGISDCRLIYEEQAYDTTYLGNLYDSHLTMLTDEQRTVFEEIMAAVNNDNGQIFFLYGYGGTGKTFLWKTLSAAIRSRGQIVLNVASSGIASLLLDGGRTAHSRFSIPLNLTEDSVCHIKPESDLAKLLHETKLIIWDEAPMVHKHAFEALDRTMNDVFNIDTSLNSEIRFGGKVIVFGGDFRQILSVVPNGGRQEIVNASLCSSYLWSKCKLLRLTRNMRLTVGRSTADVDEINSFGKWLLDLGEGNVGGPNDGEATIEIPRDLLITDPSDPIGSLIDFVYPSILENVDAHNYFSDRAILAPKNEVVHEINDRLLAMFPGEEKEYLSSDSLCPSEDVNSTQQRLYSPDVLNGLKISGLPNHRLVLKVGVPVMLLRNIDQRNGLCNGTRLQVKKLHNRVIEAEIISGSNIGTCTYIPRLNLIPSDKKIPFSFQRRQFPLAVCFAMTINKSQGQSLSRVGLYLKQPVFSHGQLYVALSRVKTRNGVKILILDNNGKPTDKTTNVVYKEIFNDL, encoded by the exons ATGGAACGTAATAAAGACCCAAATGACCTGTTGGCACGTACACTTACATACGTTCAGTTCCCTATTTTTTATGTATGGAAGCTTGACAAGCGAGTATGGGAACCAAGAAAAGGGAAAAAATCAATTGGCAGGATTCATTCCGTATCTCCAACTTTAGGTGAAGCGTATTTCTTGAGAATTCTTCTTAACAAGGTTAGAGGACCAACATCGTTTGACGACATTAAAACAGTTAATGGTAAAGTTTACGATACATACAGAGATGCTTGCTACGCACTTGGCCTTTTAGATGATGATTCAGAATATGTAGAGGCAATAAAAGAAGCAAATTTAACTGGAAGCGCTTCATACATTCGCAATTTATTTTCTACGATGTTGTTATCCGGTAGTCTTTCTAGACCTGAGGTTGTTTGGGAAACTTCGTGGAGATACATGGCGGACGATTTTGTTTACAGATTAGCAAAATACCATCGAGTGACAG CGTTATCAATTCTGGATCACCAACTGAAGAACTATGTGTTGGTCGAAATTGAAAAGTTTTTATTGCGAAATAATTCTTCTTTGCGAAGATTTGAATCAATGCCATATCCAGATATGTCGTCTTCAGGTATTTCCGATTGTCGTTTGATATACGAGGAGCAGGCATATGATACAACATACCTTGGAAATCTGTACGATAGTCATTTGACAATGTTAACTGATGAACAACGCACTGTTTTTGAAGAGATTATGGCAGCAGTAAACAATGATAACGGTCAGATTTTTTTCCTTTATGGCTATGGCGGAACAGGTAAAACTTTTCTATGGAAAACATTGTCCGCTGCAATTAGATCAAGAGGTCAAATCGTGTTAAATGTGGCTTCCAGTGGAATTGCATCGTTGTTGTTAGATGGTGGCAGGACTGCACATTCCAGGTTTAGCATACCGTTGAATCTTACTGAAGATTCCGTATGCCATATAAAACCAGAAAGTGATTTGGCTAAATTACTTCACGAGACTAAATTGATAATTTGGGATGAAGCACCTATGGTTCACAAACATGCATTTGAAGCGCTCGACAGAACAATGAATGACGTTTTCAACATTGACACATCTCTAAATTCTGAAATCCGCTTTGGAGGTAAAGTTATTGTTTTTGGAGGGGATTTTAGACAAATATTATCTGTTGTTCCAAACGGTGGCAGACAAGAGATTGTTAATGCCTCCTTATGTTCGTCTTATTTGTGGAGTAAATGTAAATTGCTAAGACTAACTAGAAACATGAGGTTAACGGTTGGAAGATCTACGGCTGATGTTGATGAAATAAATAGTTTTGGCAAATGGCTTTTGGATTTGGGTGAGGGTAACGTTGGTggtccaaatgatggagaagcaACTATTGAAATACCACGAGATCTTTTGATTACTGATCCATCTGATCCAATTGGAAGTTTAATTGATTTTGTTTATCCATCAATCTTGGAAAACGTAGACGCCCATAACTATTTTAGTGACCGGGCCATACTTGCACCTAAAAATGAAGTTGTTCATGAGATTAATGACAGGTTGCTAGCAATGTTTCCTGGTGAAGAAAAAGAGTATCTTAGTTCTGACAGTCTTTGTCCGTCTGAAGATGTAAATTCTACACAACAAAGACTTTACTCTCCAGATGTGCTCAATGGTCTTAAAATATCTGGCCTACCTAATCATAGGTTAGTCCTTAAAGTTGGTGTTCCAGTCATGTTATTAAGAAATATTGATCAACGGAATGGATTGTGCAATGGTACAAGGCTACAAGTAAAGAAGCTGCACAACCGTGTAATAGAAGCAGAGATAATATCTGGTTCAAATATTGGTACTTGCACATATATCCCTCGATTAAACTTGATACCTTCTGATAAAAAGATTCCTTTCTCTTTTCAAAGAAGACAATTTCCACTGGCCGTATGTTTTGCAATGACCATCAACAAAAGTCAAGGTCAATCTCTTTCAAGAGTAGGTTTGTACCTCAAACAACCAGTCTTCTCTCATGGTCAGTTGTATGTTGCCTTATCAAGGgtgaaaacaagaaatggtgtgaAGATACTCATACTTGACAACAATGGAAAACCTACGGATAAAACAACTAATGTGGTGTATAAAGAGATATTCAACGATTTGTGA